Proteins found in one Geomonas subterranea genomic segment:
- a CDS encoding OmcA/MtrC family decaheme c-type cytochrome: MIGRNLRYLVALVVCVLLPLAGCSGGGSTTKITSKGTEVTVGGKVDVAKAAAKTAFLSSTSAGAVNHVFVYNAQDGAQLGTATLGSDGSFSGLTFTLPAAKTVLVFKAIVAQGTFRSLVPVDLSNPPTAGGISASNPISIVISQQSTDITAATSAMLGLSGQLGDANQTLASVGKTYTDCATQVVNAGGSVLAYTSTGLQLSGTLSNSNMLPARAASTLTYDDLNNTQLDGRVISAYIPGNNPIVNFTVVNKATGKGISGLKTFALHVAQLKPETAGSNSYWLNYILSGTNPRPSSDAVSTFNSTTGALATQGYTIIDHGDGSYTAIFGKNVKTVATVPYDGNLIHRIGISVRSVAVPGVVGKTPGAYAGPINPQTNAATANFAVRGVTNLIYDFIPATGEMYTVNGAQAYARDIVTADACNQCHDKLGFSGGHFASRPDTKLCVMCHTPQNIVGTDQSTNGDFTPFIHKIHMGEELSPAETILGVSTAEVTYPQDVRNCAMCHKGVDGNNWKTKPTMKACGSCHSTFDFASHMGGQTNDSSCAGCHAGTTSTAEIATAHLPVQDPDPAAPELGGTNTHTYAGYLPAAGVTVPGAAVITWDVKSVQRDTNKNPSITFRFLKNGQPVVFNTYAAGSVTELMTGFTGSPSVYFAFAVPQDGVTAPADFNATASAYIKNVWNGTIPGTTATLSAIDTNGYYTITIKNVIVPDTAKMLTGGVGYTYGSAATPLTQTDLSTLTVPAALKTKWAYNAGTNVGGLMVVTPNVWKTATNYSARRTIVSNAKCNACHVALGIAPTFHSGQRNDAPTCVFCHNVNRVNSGWGVNAKDAIHAIHAGAKRTNKYSWEVSAGDKYWEISYPGYLRDCEQCHVAGTYDFSASASSSAVANLLPTTVATGNVPASVPAIVTGTETVPGTFFAPQLAPFAGQALGSGFSFSGAAGTYTDAAGTTLIISPISAACYSCHDTAQAKAHMVANGGSIYEARSTALLKSETCLVCHGTAQNTLNTTVPTIKAVHRWW, from the coding sequence ATGATTGGCAGAAACCTAAGGTACCTCGTAGCACTCGTAGTATGCGTGCTGTTGCCTCTCGCAGGCTGCAGCGGAGGGGGATCCACCACCAAGATCACCAGCAAGGGCACCGAAGTGACCGTCGGCGGTAAAGTCGACGTTGCCAAGGCTGCCGCCAAGACCGCGTTCCTGTCATCGACCTCGGCCGGTGCGGTCAACCACGTCTTCGTCTACAACGCCCAGGACGGCGCGCAGCTCGGCACCGCCACCCTCGGCAGCGACGGCAGCTTCTCCGGCCTGACCTTCACCCTGCCGGCCGCCAAGACCGTGCTGGTGTTCAAGGCCATCGTGGCCCAGGGTACCTTCCGCTCCCTGGTGCCGGTTGACCTGAGCAATCCCCCGACTGCCGGCGGGATCAGCGCCAGCAACCCGATCAGCATCGTGATCAGCCAGCAGAGCACCGACATCACTGCCGCAACGTCTGCTATGCTTGGCCTTTCCGGCCAGCTTGGCGATGCCAACCAGACCCTTGCTTCTGTCGGCAAGACCTACACCGACTGTGCGACCCAGGTCGTGAACGCAGGCGGCAGTGTTCTCGCTTACACCAGCACCGGCCTCCAGCTTTCCGGCACGCTTTCCAACTCCAACATGCTGCCGGCACGCGCCGCTTCCACCCTGACCTATGACGACCTGAACAACACCCAGCTTGACGGGCGCGTCATCAGCGCCTACATCCCGGGCAACAACCCGATCGTCAACTTCACCGTGGTCAACAAGGCCACCGGTAAAGGGATCTCCGGCCTTAAGACCTTCGCCCTCCACGTGGCGCAGCTCAAGCCCGAAACCGCAGGGAGCAACTCCTACTGGCTCAACTACATCCTGAGCGGCACCAACCCGCGCCCGTCCTCTGACGCCGTCTCCACCTTCAACTCCACCACCGGCGCCCTCGCTACCCAGGGCTACACCATCATCGACCACGGTGACGGTTCCTACACCGCCATCTTCGGCAAGAACGTCAAGACCGTTGCCACCGTTCCGTACGACGGCAACCTGATCCACCGTATCGGCATCTCCGTCCGCTCCGTCGCAGTCCCGGGCGTGGTGGGCAAGACCCCGGGCGCCTATGCCGGCCCGATCAACCCGCAGACCAACGCAGCCACCGCCAACTTCGCAGTTCGCGGCGTGACCAACCTCATCTACGACTTCATCCCGGCTACCGGCGAAATGTACACCGTGAACGGTGCCCAGGCATATGCCCGCGACATCGTGACCGCTGACGCCTGCAACCAGTGCCACGACAAACTCGGCTTCTCCGGCGGCCACTTCGCTTCCCGTCCGGACACCAAGCTCTGCGTCATGTGCCACACCCCGCAGAACATCGTCGGCACCGACCAGTCCACCAATGGCGACTTCACCCCGTTCATCCACAAGATCCACATGGGCGAGGAACTCTCCCCGGCTGAGACCATCCTCGGCGTTTCCACCGCGGAAGTCACCTATCCGCAGGACGTGCGCAACTGCGCAATGTGCCACAAAGGCGTAGACGGCAACAACTGGAAGACCAAACCGACCATGAAGGCCTGCGGCTCCTGCCACAGCACCTTCGACTTCGCTTCCCACATGGGCGGCCAGACCAACGACTCTTCCTGCGCAGGCTGCCATGCCGGCACCACCTCCACCGCAGAGATCGCCACCGCGCATCTCCCGGTCCAGGATCCGGACCCGGCCGCTCCTGAGCTTGGCGGCACCAACACCCACACCTACGCTGGCTACCTCCCGGCAGCAGGCGTGACCGTTCCGGGCGCGGCAGTTATAACCTGGGATGTGAAGAGCGTACAGCGCGACACCAACAAGAACCCGTCCATCACCTTCCGCTTCCTGAAGAACGGCCAGCCGGTGGTATTCAACACCTACGCAGCCGGTTCCGTAACCGAGCTCATGACCGGCTTCACCGGTTCTCCGAGCGTCTACTTCGCCTTCGCCGTACCGCAGGACGGCGTTACCGCTCCGGCCGACTTCAACGCGACCGCGAGCGCGTACATCAAGAACGTCTGGAACGGCACCATCCCGGGCACCACTGCCACCCTGTCGGCCATCGACACCAACGGCTACTACACCATCACCATAAAGAACGTCATCGTTCCTGACACCGCCAAGATGCTGACCGGCGGCGTTGGCTACACCTACGGCTCGGCCGCCACTCCGCTCACCCAGACCGACCTGAGCACCCTGACCGTTCCTGCGGCCCTTAAGACCAAGTGGGCCTACAATGCCGGCACCAACGTCGGCGGCCTGATGGTTGTAACCCCGAACGTCTGGAAAACCGCTACCAACTACAGCGCACGCCGCACCATCGTCAGCAACGCGAAGTGCAACGCCTGCCACGTAGCCCTCGGCATCGCACCGACCTTCCACTCCGGCCAGAGGAACGATGCACCGACCTGCGTCTTCTGCCACAACGTGAACCGCGTCAACTCCGGTTGGGGCGTCAACGCGAAAGACGCCATCCACGCCATCCACGCAGGCGCCAAGCGCACCAACAAGTACTCCTGGGAAGTCTCCGCAGGCGACAAGTACTGGGAGATCAGCTACCCGGGTTACCTGAGGGATTGCGAGCAGTGCCACGTAGCAGGTACCTATGACTTCAGCGCTTCCGCATCTTCCTCCGCGGTAGCAAACCTGCTGCCGACCACCGTCGCCACCGGCAACGTGCCGGCCTCCGTACCGGCCATCGTGACCGGCACCGAAACCGTCCCGGGCACCTTCTTCGCGCCGCAGCTGGCTCCGTTCGCGGGCCAGGCCCTGGGCTCCGGCTTCAGCTTCAGCGGCGCAGCCGGCACCTACACCGATGCAGCCGGCACCACCCTGATCATCTCGCCGATATCCGCGGCCTGCTACTCCTGCCACGACACGGCACAGGCAAAGGCGCACATGGTTGCCAACGGTGGCTCCATCTACGAGGCACGCAGCACCGCGCTGCTGAAATCTGAGACCTGCCTCGTCTGCCACGGCACTGCTCAGAACACCCTGAACACCACGGTTCCGACCATCAAGGCCGTTCACCGCTGGTGGTAA